A single Phragmites australis chromosome 4, lpPhrAust1.1, whole genome shotgun sequence DNA region contains:
- the LOC133914817 gene encoding LOW QUALITY PROTEIN: glutamine synthetase cytosolic isozyme 1-2-like (The sequence of the model RefSeq protein was modified relative to this genomic sequence to represent the inferred CDS: inserted 1 base in 1 codon; substituted 1 base at 1 genomic stop codon): MVYMLEELDVVVDGAYRPRQATSLTLRMRDGLPGPYYCAAGADKAFVRDVVDAHYKACLYSGINISGINGEVMPAQWEFHFQVGPSVGTAAGDQIWVGRYIPERITEMARVVQSPGPGDWKGAGAHTNYSTXLMREPGXHTEHIAAYGEGNERRLTGSHETADINTFKWGVANRGASVRVGRDTEKDGKGYFEDRGPASNTDPYVVTSMIADITLLWKEN, translated from the exons ATGGTGTACATGCTCGAGGAGCTCGACGTGGTGGTGGACGGCGCGTACCGGCCCCGGCAGGCCACGTCGCTGACGCTGCGAATGCGGGACGGGCTCCCC GGACCATACTACTGTGCTGCCGGCGCCGATAAGGCCTTTGTGCGCGACGTTGTTGACGCCCACTACAAGGCCTGCCTTTACTCCGGAATCAACATCAGTGGCATCAACGGCGAAGTCATGCCGGCCCAG TGGGAGTTCCACTTCCAAGTTGGCCCGTCCGTTGGAACCGCTGCCGGTGACCAGATATGGGTTGGGCGCTATATTCCCGAG AGGATCACTGAGATGGCCAGAGTTGTGCAGTCCCCAGGGCCG GGTGACTGGAAGGGTGCTGGTGCTCACACCAACTACAGCACCTAGTTGATGAGGGAGCCCG GGCACACGGAGCATATCGCCGCGTACGGCGAGGGCAACGAGCGCCGCCTCACCGGCAGCCACGAGACCGCCGACATCAACACCTTCAAATGG GGCGTGGCGAACCGCGGCGCGTCCGTCCGCGTGGGCCGCGACACGGAGAAGGATGGCAAGGGCTACTTCGAGGACCGCGGGCCGGCCTCCAACACGGACCCCTACGTCGTCACCTCCATGATAGCCGATATCACCCTCCTGTGGAAGGAAAACTAG